A DNA window from Janibacter sp. A1S7 contains the following coding sequences:
- a CDS encoding organic hydroperoxide resistance protein, whose product MKTLYTAEALATGAGRDGHGRSADGRLDLDLAVPTQMGGSGEGTNPEQLFAVGYAACFHSALQLVAREAKADVTDSSVGSRVHIGQTETGGMQLAVELEVALPTLESEAAQQLADRAHEVCPYSNATRGNIDVTITVTKD is encoded by the coding sequence ATGAAGACCCTGTACACAGCAGAGGCCCTGGCCACCGGAGCCGGGCGCGACGGGCACGGCCGCAGCGCCGACGGGCGCCTCGACCTCGACCTCGCCGTCCCGACCCAGATGGGCGGCTCGGGCGAGGGCACCAACCCCGAGCAGCTCTTCGCCGTCGGTTACGCGGCCTGCTTCCACTCCGCTCTGCAGCTGGTGGCCCGCGAGGCGAAGGCCGACGTCACCGACTCCTCGGTCGGCTCGCGGGTGCACATCGGCCAGACCGAGACCGGTGGGATGCAGCTCGCGGTCGAGCTGGAGGTGGCCCTGCCCACCCTCGAGAGCGAGGCCGCCCAACAGCTGGCCGACCGGGCCCACGAGGTCTGCCCCTACTCCAACGCCACCCGCGGCAACATCGACGTGACCATCACGGTCACCAAGGACTGA
- a CDS encoding MarR family winged helix-turn-helix transcriptional regulator: MDPDHQLDHQVCFALYAAAKAATGAYRDALADLGLTYTQYVTLLALWEQDGRTVSDLGSVLHLDSGTLSPLLGRLAGSGLLERRREGADGRQVRIHLTAAGRDLEEKVASIQRRLYECVDMDADELATLRRLAQRFSRSTTDLTNPTTDGAPR, from the coding sequence ATGGACCCCGACCACCAGCTCGACCACCAGGTCTGCTTCGCCCTGTATGCGGCGGCGAAGGCGGCGACCGGCGCCTACCGTGACGCGCTCGCCGACCTGGGCCTGACGTACACCCAGTACGTCACGCTGCTCGCGCTCTGGGAGCAGGACGGACGAACCGTCTCCGACCTGGGGTCCGTGCTGCACCTCGACAGCGGGACGCTCTCCCCCCTCCTGGGGCGACTGGCCGGCTCCGGCCTCCTCGAGCGCCGACGCGAAGGGGCCGACGGGCGTCAGGTGCGCATCCACCTGACCGCCGCCGGGCGGGATCTCGAGGAGAAGGTCGCCTCGATCCAGCGTCGCCTGTACGAGTGCGTCGACATGGACGCGGACGAGCTGGCCACGCTGCGGCGGCTCGCCCAGCGGTTCTCCCGGTCCACCACCGACCTGACCAACCCCACCACAGATGGAGCACCACGATGA
- a CDS encoding NADP-dependent oxidoreductase, which translates to MTSTPTTTRQIVLASRPHGAPTDENFRLESVDLPEPGQGQVLVRNEIMSVDPYMRGRMNDVKSYVPPFQIDAPLDGGAVGEVIASDSAEVPVGAHVLHGLGWREHVTLDASNVTVIDTDAAPASAYLGVLGMPGVTAYVGLTAVAGMREGDTVFISGAAGAVGQVAGQIAKALGAERVVGSAGSPEKIERLLELGYDAAFNYKETPVREGLREVAPDGIDVYFDNVGGDHLEAAIGHLNRFGRVAMCGAISQYNATEPAPGPRNLFQAIGKGLTLRGFIVGQYPHLADEYRSQAATWLADGRLVGDETFRDGLEGAPRAFMDLLGGANTGKMLVRLS; encoded by the coding sequence ATGACCAGCACTCCCACCACCACCCGCCAGATCGTCCTCGCCTCGCGCCCGCACGGCGCGCCGACGGACGAGAACTTCCGCCTCGAGAGCGTCGACCTGCCCGAGCCGGGCCAGGGCCAGGTCCTCGTGCGCAACGAGATCATGTCCGTCGACCCGTACATGCGCGGTCGGATGAACGACGTGAAGTCCTACGTGCCCCCCTTCCAGATCGATGCGCCGCTGGACGGCGGGGCGGTCGGCGAGGTCATCGCCTCGGACTCCGCCGAGGTACCGGTCGGCGCCCACGTCCTGCACGGTCTCGGCTGGCGGGAGCACGTGACGCTGGACGCGTCCAACGTGACGGTCATCGACACGGACGCGGCACCGGCCTCCGCCTACCTCGGCGTCCTGGGCATGCCCGGGGTGACCGCCTACGTGGGCCTGACCGCCGTCGCCGGGATGCGTGAGGGCGACACCGTCTTCATCTCCGGTGCGGCCGGCGCCGTCGGCCAGGTCGCGGGCCAGATCGCCAAGGCCCTCGGCGCTGAGCGCGTCGTCGGCTCGGCCGGTTCCCCGGAGAAGATCGAGCGACTGCTCGAGCTCGGCTACGACGCCGCCTTCAACTACAAGGAGACGCCCGTCCGCGAGGGTCTGCGCGAGGTCGCGCCCGACGGCATCGACGTCTACTTCGACAACGTCGGTGGCGACCACCTCGAGGCCGCGATCGGTCACCTCAACCGCTTCGGTCGCGTGGCGATGTGCGGAGCGATCTCCCAGTACAACGCGACCGAGCCCGCCCCGGGACCGCGCAACCTCTTCCAGGCCATCGGCAAGGGACTGACCCTGCGCGGCTTCATCGTCGGGCAGTACCCGCACCTGGCCGACGAGTACCGCTCACAGGCCGCCACCTGGCTGGCCGACGGGCGCCTGGTCGGTGACGAGACCTTCCGCGACGGGCTCGAGGGCGCCCCGCGGGCCTTCATGGACCTGCTCGGCGGGGCCAACACCGGCAAGATGCTCGTACGTCTGTCATGA